A single genomic interval of Pedosphaera parvula Ellin514 harbors:
- a CDS encoding PQQ-like beta-propeller repeat protein: MNFSISRAALMGVISIVCVATKVAGADWTQYRGPNHDGSSTEKLKWPAAGPKEVWKTPLETGFSSFAIGNGEAFTLVQRDVEGANQEVCLALNADSGKQLWAQPLGIAKYQGGGDAGASDNKGGDGPRSTPAYDGGKVYTMSSRLVLDCFDAKSGRKLWSHDLIKENAGRNISWENAASPLIDGDLIFVAGGGAGQSLLAFDKKDGHLVWKGQDEKMTHSTPIAATILGERQVIFFMQSGLVSVAPKDGKLLWKYKFRYSTSTAMSPIVYQDMVYCSAGYGVGASACKVSKNGDNWEATQLWFEPANVINNHWSTPVCKDGYLYGIYGFKEFGKAPLKCVEMATGKILWSKEGFGPGGCTLVDGNVLVLSDAGELVLVKAITSGYEELGRKHAVAGKCWSTPCVSNGRIYARSTKEGACLEVGASATARLDNTFTTH, from the coding sequence ATGAATTTCAGCATTTCCAGAGCGGCATTAATGGGTGTGATTTCCATTGTTTGCGTGGCCACGAAAGTGGCCGGTGCGGATTGGACGCAGTACCGCGGGCCGAATCATGATGGGTCGAGCACGGAGAAATTGAAGTGGCCTGCGGCTGGGCCGAAGGAAGTTTGGAAGACACCGTTGGAGACGGGATTCAGTTCATTTGCGATTGGCAATGGAGAGGCTTTTACCCTGGTGCAACGGGACGTTGAGGGTGCAAACCAGGAAGTGTGTCTGGCCTTGAATGCGGATTCGGGGAAACAGTTGTGGGCACAACCGCTGGGGATCGCCAAATACCAGGGTGGCGGGGACGCGGGGGCATCTGATAACAAGGGTGGCGATGGCCCGAGGTCAACCCCTGCGTACGATGGCGGCAAGGTTTATACGATGTCGTCGCGACTGGTATTGGATTGTTTCGATGCAAAATCGGGCAGGAAGCTTTGGTCGCATGATTTGATCAAGGAAAATGCTGGCCGAAATATTTCATGGGAGAATGCGGCGTCGCCACTGATTGATGGAGATTTGATTTTCGTGGCGGGCGGTGGGGCGGGGCAGTCATTGTTGGCATTTGACAAGAAGGATGGGCATCTGGTTTGGAAAGGGCAGGATGAAAAAATGACGCACTCGACGCCGATAGCGGCGACGATCCTGGGTGAACGGCAGGTGATATTTTTCATGCAGTCGGGTTTGGTTTCGGTGGCTCCGAAGGATGGGAAATTATTGTGGAAATATAAATTTCGTTACAGCACGTCGACGGCGATGAGCCCGATTGTTTACCAGGACATGGTTTATTGCTCGGCGGGTTATGGCGTGGGCGCGAGTGCCTGCAAGGTATCGAAGAACGGGGATAACTGGGAGGCGACGCAGTTGTGGTTTGAGCCGGCGAATGTGATCAATAATCATTGGAGCACTCCGGTGTGCAAGGATGGATACCTGTACGGAATTTACGGATTCAAGGAGTTTGGCAAAGCACCATTGAAATGTGTGGAGATGGCAACGGGAAAGATTTTGTGGTCGAAGGAAGGATTTGGGCCGGGCGGTTGCACGTTGGTGGATGGAAATGTGCTGGTGCTGAGTGATGCGGGAGAACTCGTCCTGGTAAAGGCGATTACCAGTGGCTACGAGGAATTGGGTCGCAAACATGCCGTGGCCGGCAAGTGCTGGAGCACACCCTGCGTGAGCAATGGGAGGATTTATGCGCGAAGCACGAAGGAAGGCGCCTGCCTGGAAGTGGGAGCGAGTGCGACTGCGAGATTGGATAATACATTCACCACGCATTGA
- a CDS encoding response regulator, whose protein sequence is MKDVTSIIITYPDTQSSALPATPFTPFPLTLGHPVASPPTPTILTIENSDEDFDLLDRALKSAGLSARLYRVLNISSAQNYLLGTGPFRDQIVFPKPYLVITNSRLAAFSAQQLITWIRHQPTLETLPIIVQSASLTSEQRGELYQHGANFCLPKTNDARQLAHQLLTIHKVWHQLGLVRLQSEC, encoded by the coding sequence ATGAAAGACGTAACATCCATTATAATAACCTATCCCGACACCCAGTCCTCCGCCCTGCCCGCAACTCCTTTTACACCGTTCCCATTAACCTTGGGTCACCCGGTCGCCTCTCCGCCCACGCCAACCATCCTTACGATTGAAAATAGCGATGAAGACTTCGACCTCCTCGATCGCGCCCTCAAGTCCGCCGGCTTAAGCGCCAGACTTTATCGCGTCCTCAACATCTCCTCCGCGCAAAACTATTTGCTCGGCACCGGCCCTTTCAGAGATCAAATCGTGTTTCCCAAACCCTATCTCGTCATTACCAACTCCCGGCTGGCAGCTTTCTCCGCCCAGCAACTCATCACCTGGATTCGCCATCAACCCACCCTTGAGACCCTGCCCATCATCGTTCAATCCGCCAGCCTTACCTCGGAACAACGCGGCGAACTCTACCAGCACGGCGCCAATTTTTGCCTGCCCAAAACCAACGACGCCAGACAGCTCGCCCACCAGCTCCTCACCATCCACAAAGTCTGGCATCAACTCGGCCTCGTTCGCCTCCAGTCTGAATGTTGA